The following proteins come from a genomic window of Leptospira bandrabouensis:
- a CDS encoding MBOAT family O-acyltransferase — protein sequence MLFNSIDYFLFFVGCYTIYWMAPGKFRKYILIFFSLVFYGYWSLSFLTHFLLFILITHFFVLGILKTKKKIFLVLGVVINLLNLCFFKYILTYLQFLSKEGEISIPFIQSLSQFALPLAISFYTFQMIAYLVDAWRGKFTESPFTNFLLFILFFPQLIAGPIMRHDDFYEQIDHAKLNWDFVHRGILHILSGIIKKVLIADQIAKTINPVFADPAGYDGLSIFISTMAFSLQVYGDFSGYTDLARGSAFLLGYEIPENFRSPFLSVSFSEFWSRWHITLSTWIRDYLYIPLGGNRVSESRFMFNTVTVMALAGLWHGNTYTFFIWGFLHGIFLAIERFTFGKMNRKDMTTKQKIIGFIYVFIGFNLVSPFFRIDSLQGIYKFWSASTSTAKNFIYKPDFWLLILACYLFQFVEYKNYFKEKLQPYVHWLVPIFSLLVFFALVKIENPVETFIYFQF from the coding sequence ATGCTCTTCAATTCCATTGATTATTTTCTATTTTTTGTAGGTTGTTATACTATCTATTGGATGGCACCCGGAAAGTTCAGAAAGTACATTCTGATTTTCTTTTCCTTAGTTTTTTATGGATATTGGAGTCTTTCTTTTTTAACTCACTTTTTACTCTTCATTCTTATCACACACTTTTTTGTTTTAGGAATCTTAAAAACTAAAAAGAAAATCTTTTTAGTTTTAGGTGTAGTGATTAACTTACTCAACCTTTGTTTTTTCAAATATATCCTAACTTACTTACAATTTTTAAGTAAAGAAGGAGAGATCTCGATTCCCTTTATCCAATCATTAAGTCAATTTGCCCTTCCACTGGCCATTAGCTTCTATACGTTTCAAATGATAGCTTACCTTGTTGATGCTTGGAGAGGAAAATTTACAGAATCACCTTTTACCAATTTTTTACTTTTTATTTTATTTTTCCCACAACTCATTGCAGGTCCCATCATGCGACATGATGATTTTTATGAACAAATCGATCATGCAAAACTCAATTGGGATTTCGTACATAGAGGAATTCTACATATACTTTCCGGTATTATCAAAAAAGTTTTAATTGCCGATCAAATTGCAAAGACCATCAATCCAGTTTTTGCCGATCCTGCTGGATATGATGGACTCAGTATCTTTATTTCAACAATGGCATTCTCTTTACAAGTGTATGGAGATTTTTCAGGTTATACTGACCTTGCAAGAGGATCAGCCTTTTTACTTGGATATGAAATTCCTGAAAACTTTCGTTCACCATTTTTATCGGTTAGTTTTTCTGAATTTTGGTCTAGGTGGCATATTACCTTGTCCACTTGGATTAGAGACTACCTATACATTCCGTTAGGTGGAAATAGAGTATCCGAGTCGCGCTTTATGTTCAATACTGTCACAGTAATGGCTTTGGCAGGATTATGGCATGGAAATACATATACTTTTTTTATTTGGGGATTTTTACACGGTATCTTTCTTGCCATTGAAAGATTTACGTTCGGAAAAATGAATAGAAAAGATATGACCACCAAACAAAAAATCATTGGATTCATTTATGTCTTTATTGGTTTTAATTTGGTCAGTCCTTTCTTTCGTATCGATTCCTTACAGGGTATTTATAAATTTTGGTCAGCATCCACTTCCACGGCTAAAAACTTTATTTATAAACCAGATTTTTGGTTATTAATTTTAGCTTGTTACCTATTTCAATTTGTTGAATACAAAAACTATTTTAAAGAAAAACTACAACCATACGTTCATTGGTTAGTTCCAATATTTTCCTTACTCGTTTTCTTCGCATTAGTCAAAATTGAGAACCCAGTGGAAACATTTATCTATTTTCAATTCTGA
- a CDS encoding DUF1574 family protein: MNQKRIYLYPFFIIFFVFLVDKLVCIPELREAGRRAYKSGQNVLVGLPKVWEEDKKLQSENTKVVVVTGTSRSDIFHEWEKIPVNQSTYSGPIYFETRSSIKASEYFLFYLMIQSMSKSGFKPDLLFLEFSEEMLNENNVFSYKSKWQELMLHEDELIDIFPTFNFKYQREILSKLFFLSYNYHFSPTQGVTNWIKGKTANDDNYFIALASYLNKKRPFDPKKIGIELDNFTPQEFKDRIVDYSQSQRELLLTNYTFSETEYGFLKKIIQHAEEHNIPTVLWEPQVHPYYGQLRKSITGGNLMEIYGRPLVDPNSKNIRLISLNHGNTNCKTFVDSSHVSPICVPEIADKLLQIAKEIPNFK; the protein is encoded by the coding sequence ATGAACCAAAAACGAATTTATTTATATCCTTTTTTCATCATCTTTTTTGTCTTTCTGGTTGATAAACTGGTTTGTATACCTGAGTTAAGAGAAGCAGGTAGAAGAGCATACAAATCTGGACAAAATGTACTGGTTGGCTTACCAAAAGTATGGGAAGAAGATAAAAAACTCCAATCTGAAAATACCAAAGTGGTTGTTGTGACAGGCACTTCTCGTTCTGATATTTTTCACGAATGGGAAAAAATTCCTGTAAATCAATCTACCTATTCAGGTCCGATTTATTTCGAAACTAGGTCCTCCATCAAAGCATCCGAATATTTTTTATTTTATTTAATGATCCAATCCATGTCTAAGTCAGGTTTTAAACCAGATTTATTGTTTTTGGAATTTTCTGAAGAAATGTTAAATGAAAACAATGTGTTTTCTTACAAATCCAAATGGCAAGAGTTAATGTTACATGAGGATGAGTTAATTGATATTTTCCCAACTTTTAATTTTAAATACCAAAGAGAAATATTATCAAAATTATTTTTCCTTTCTTATAACTATCACTTTAGTCCAACACAAGGCGTGACCAATTGGATTAAAGGTAAAACAGCAAATGATGATAATTACTTCATTGCACTTGCTTCCTATTTAAATAAAAAAAGACCTTTTGATCCAAAGAAAATTGGAATTGAGTTAGATAATTTCACTCCACAAGAATTTAAGGATCGGATCGTAGATTATAGCCAATCTCAACGTGAACTTTTGCTCACGAATTATACCTTCTCCGAAACAGAATATGGGTTTTTAAAGAAAATCATCCAACATGCCGAGGAACATAATATTCCAACAGTACTTTGGGAACCGCAAGTCCACCCCTACTACGGCCAACTGAGAAAATCGATCACCGGTGGAAATTTAATGGAAATATACGGCAGACCTTTGGTGGATCCAAATTCAAAAAATATTCGTCTCATATCTTTGAACCATGGGAATACCAATTGTAAAACTTTTGTCGATAGTAGCCATGTTTCGCCTATTTGCGTTCCAGAAATTGCTGATAAGTTATTGCAAATTGCAAAGGAGATACCAAACTTCAAGTAA
- a CDS encoding efflux RND transporter periplasmic adaptor subunit: MKKQTILLLTSLLLVSISIYLWKFRATNSISENTEDSKDIVKILDENRKNLSLEIEVVKTEPIETKIELIGETEAVPDAIIDVPARISGRITSVSFVEGDSIKKGQKLATIDSPELAKLRSAYLVAKSKYTAAEQNLNRINSLVKMNLAAKQELIDAESNLKVIESEKISAEENLRANGLAIDNSASGVYTVFSPRSGLALSRNAIPGSIVLGNQILTTIAELSQLWFQAKIFENDLKYLSEGIPGKIILNAYPDSEFEGILEHIGEKVDPESRTVHARLVFKNKNRKAKIGLFGKAILSVNGRNGIQIAEVAIQSYQNKKFVFIETKSNEFKWNEITTGFTTDGKTEIISGINEGDRVVTKGAFELKAILFKSTFGGE, encoded by the coding sequence ATGAAAAAACAAACTATATTACTTCTAACCTCACTTCTGCTTGTTTCCATTTCAATTTACCTATGGAAGTTTAGAGCTACAAATTCCATTTCTGAAAATACAGAAGATTCCAAAGATATTGTAAAAATTTTGGATGAAAACAGAAAAAATTTATCTTTAGAAATTGAAGTAGTAAAAACCGAACCGATCGAAACTAAAATAGAACTCATTGGAGAAACAGAAGCAGTTCCTGATGCGATCATTGATGTACCAGCAAGAATCTCTGGTCGAATTACCTCAGTTTCCTTTGTGGAAGGAGATTCCATTAAAAAAGGACAAAAATTAGCAACCATCGATTCCCCAGAGCTTGCAAAACTAAGATCTGCCTATTTAGTAGCTAAATCTAAATACACTGCAGCCGAACAAAATTTAAACAGGATTAATTCATTAGTAAAAATGAATTTGGCCGCCAAACAAGAGCTTATTGATGCGGAATCTAATCTTAAAGTAATAGAATCTGAAAAAATATCAGCAGAAGAAAATTTACGTGCGAACGGACTAGCCATTGATAATTCTGCTTCTGGCGTTTACACCGTATTTTCTCCTAGATCTGGACTTGCATTGTCAAGAAACGCAATCCCAGGGTCCATAGTTTTAGGTAACCAAATCCTAACAACGATAGCCGAGTTGTCTCAACTTTGGTTCCAAGCTAAAATTTTTGAAAACGATTTGAAATACCTCTCAGAAGGGATTCCCGGTAAAATTATTTTAAATGCTTATCCCGATTCAGAATTTGAAGGAATCTTGGAACATATAGGTGAAAAAGTAGATCCCGAATCAAGAACTGTACACGCGAGACTTGTTTTTAAAAATAAAAACCGCAAAGCAAAGATTGGATTGTTTGGAAAAGCCATATTGAGTGTAAACGGTAGAAACGGAATTCAAATTGCCGAAGTTGCAATCCAATCCTATCAAAATAAAAAATTTGTATTTATAGAAACTAAAAGTAATGAGTTTAAGTGGAATGAAATTACAACAGGATTTACTACTGATGGAAAAACAGAAATCATTTCCGGAATTAATGAAGGTGATCGTGTTGTAACGAAAGGAGCCTTCGAACTCAAAGCTATTCTCTTCAAATCAACATTTGGTGGAGAATAA
- a CDS encoding TolC family protein has translation MYFNLFPKHPKVITCCLVFMYFTVYPIHSDSNDSYGVTCKKNNSLVELSHCIVSKHPDFRVEEIKLKEISGRKKIASYYFPSNPVFSSYVATRKGESSGPTFLSEPNAANNFQVMVNQEIFTNGKREISVQIADEEFKAQVFRLESVKRTLEFAALKKMIRYHYLLLEEENSLNSLNLVKELKKVSKARVNEGLSPGIDESLSESEEIRIFKIWNQTHRLSENAKSELEVLLGLPFEFENMPNNNWIFPKELPKDKSELIQMAMQLRPELSLSEKEIELSILRQNEVRRQKIPNVTLGAFAQNDGFNEKVVGGMLSLPLTIWRDYEGETVVASSKVDSSREIKESVSRNIKQEVLFAFTNYIYLSEEIKLYEKTKMDRAETDLKNLQDAIQFGKIKIIDAINHQRILLQTKLNYLNTKSEFELSQIELVRVLGLPSDSLEVKP, from the coding sequence ATGTACTTTAATCTTTTTCCCAAACATCCTAAAGTAATCACTTGTTGTTTGGTTTTCATGTACTTTACAGTTTACCCAATTCATTCGGATTCGAATGATTCGTACGGTGTTACTTGTAAAAAAAATAATTCCTTAGTGGAACTTAGCCATTGCATTGTAAGTAAACATCCGGACTTCCGAGTTGAAGAAATTAAACTTAAGGAGATTTCCGGTAGAAAAAAAATTGCTTCCTACTACTTTCCATCGAATCCAGTTTTCAGCAGTTATGTGGCAACAAGAAAAGGAGAGTCTTCTGGACCCACATTTTTATCAGAACCAAATGCGGCGAACAACTTCCAAGTTATGGTAAACCAAGAAATTTTTACCAATGGAAAAAGAGAGATCTCTGTTCAAATCGCAGATGAAGAGTTTAAAGCGCAAGTTTTTCGGTTAGAATCTGTAAAGAGAACTTTAGAATTTGCAGCCTTGAAAAAGATGATCCGATATCACTATTTACTTTTGGAAGAAGAGAATAGCCTAAATAGCTTAAATCTAGTTAAAGAACTTAAAAAAGTTTCGAAAGCAAGAGTTAATGAAGGACTATCTCCTGGAATTGATGAATCGCTCTCCGAATCAGAAGAAATCAGAATCTTTAAAATTTGGAACCAAACGCATCGTTTATCAGAAAATGCAAAGTCAGAGTTAGAAGTATTACTTGGTTTACCTTTTGAATTTGAAAATATGCCAAATAACAACTGGATATTTCCTAAAGAATTACCAAAAGATAAATCAGAATTAATTCAAATGGCAATGCAATTGCGTCCGGAACTTTCACTCTCAGAAAAAGAAATTGAATTGTCAATTTTGCGGCAAAATGAAGTTAGGCGACAAAAAATCCCAAATGTAACCTTAGGAGCGTTTGCACAAAATGATGGATTTAATGAAAAAGTGGTAGGTGGAATGTTAAGTTTACCTTTAACCATTTGGCGAGATTATGAAGGTGAAACTGTAGTTGCATCTTCAAAGGTCGATAGTTCCAGAGAAATTAAAGAATCTGTTTCAAGAAATATTAAACAAGAAGTCCTCTTTGCTTTTACCAACTATATTTATCTTTCCGAAGAAATTAAACTTTATGAAAAAACCAAAATGGATCGAGCAGAAACTGATTTAAAAAATCTGCAGGACGCAATCCAATTTGGCAAAATTAAGATCATCGATGCGATCAATCATCAAAGAATTCTTTTACAAACAAAACTAAATTATCTGAACACAAAATCTGAGTTTGAATTATCGCAAATTGAACTCGTCCGTGTTCTCGGCCTTCCTAGCGACTCATTAGAGGTCAAACCATGA